The DNA window CGTGTCCTGACCGACGTGCTTGTAGCCCGAGAGCGTCTTGCCCGCGATGTCGACGGTGTCCGAGGCCTGGGCCGGGGCGCCCGCCAGCGAGAACGCGGCAGCCCCCGCCACCAGGACCACGCCGAGGCGCTTGATCGATCTCATCCCCACGAGTTCCCTTCGTCGTTTCGGCGGCCGGCTCGTCTGCTGACCGCTTCGACCAGTATTCGTCCGGGCTCGCCCAAGATCCGCCCAAAGGACACCAGCCTGTGGATAACGGGCACCGGGCACCCCTGACGTGCCAGGCTTTGCCCAGGGAGGTCAGATGGAGTTCCGGCTGCTGGGTCCGGTGGAGGTGATCCGGGCGGGCGAGCTGCTTCCGGTCGGAGGCGCTCGCGACCGCGCACTGCTGGCCGCGTTGCTGCTCCGGGCCAACGAGGTCGCGCCAGTGGGCTACCTCGTCGAGTCGGCGTGGGAGCGTACGCCGGCGTCGCCGGACACCAACCTGCGGACGTACATCTCCCGGCTCCGCCGGCGCCTGGCCGACTCCGCTGACGACGCGCCGCGGGTGGTGACGCGCGACGGCGGCTACCTGTTCGTGGTCAACCCGGGCGAGCTCGACGTCGCCGAGTTCGAACGCCAGTTCGACGTTGGCCGCGACGCGCAGGCGACCGGCGACCACGCCACCGCGGCATCGGCGTACTCCGCGGCGCTGGCGCTGTGGCGGAACGATCCGCTCACCGACCAGCGGCACGGGCCGACGCTCGAGGCGGAGCTGACCCGGCTTCGCGGCCGCCGGCTCGACGCGCTCGAGGGCTACGCGCACTCCCGCATCCAGCTCGGACGTGCGGTCGAGGTGATCGAGGACCTGACGACGTTCGTCGACGAGTACCCGCTGCGCGAGGAGCTGTGGGCTCAGCTGATGACGGCGCTGTACCGGACCGGCCGGCGCGCCGACGCTCTCGCGACGTACGTCCGGGCCCAGACCCACCTCGTCGACGAGGTCGGCGTCGAGCCGGGTCCGCGGCTGCGCGATCTGCATGCCGCGATGCTGCGCGACGCCCCGGAGCTCGGGCCGGAGAGCGCGGAGATCTCCCTGGCCGCCAGCCGTCCCGTGCCGCCCGCACAGCTGCCGGCCGACCTGCCGACGTTCACCGGGCGGTCGGGCGAGCTCGACCAACTGACCGCGTTGCTGTCCTCCGACCACCGTCCGTCCACGGTGATCATCACGGCGATCGACGGCATGGCGGGCATCGGCAAAACCACTCTCGCCACGCACGTGGCACATCGGGTCCGCGACCGCTTCCCCGGCGGCCAGCTGTTCCTCGACCTGCACGGCCATACCGAGGGCGTCCCGCCGGTCGACCCGGGCGACGCGCTCGACCGGATGCTGCGCGCGCTCGGGGTGCCCGGCGACCAGATCCCCCGCGACACCGAGGAACGTTCCGCGTTCTACCGCACCCAGCTCGCCGACCGGACGATGCTGATCGTGCTCGACAACGCGGCCTCCGAACGCCAGGTCGCCCCGCTGCTCCCCGCCAACCCCGCCTGCGTCGTCCTGGTCACGAGCCGGCGACGGCTGTCCGACCTCGAGCACGCGGTGCCCCTGTCGCTGGACGTCCTGTCCCCGGACGAGGCCGCCGTCCTGTTCATCAAGATCGCCGGCGCCGACCGCGTGGCCGGCGCACCGGAGCTGGTCCGCGAGATCGTCGAGCGGTGCGGCCGGCTGCCGCTGGCGATCCGCATCGCGGCCGCCCGGCTGCGGAGCCGACCGGGCTGGACCCTCGGCCATCTCGCCGACCGGTTGGGCGACGAACGCCGCCGGCTCGACGAGCTGGACCATGGCGACCGCGGGGTCGCCGCGGCGTTCGAGCTCTCCTACCGGCACCTCGACACCGAGCAGCGCCGGGTGTTCCGGCTTCTCGGCGTTCATCCCGGCGTCGACACCGACGCGCACGCGGTCGCCGCGCTCGTCGGCGTGCCGCTCGTGACGGCGGAGCGCGCGCTCGACGACCTCGTCCAGGCGCACCTGCTGACCGAGCAGACTCCGGGGCGGTTCGTCCTGCACGATCTGTTGCGGACGTTCGCCGCCGACCGGGCGGCCGCCGAGGACACCGACGGCGAACGCGCGTCGGCCCTCGACCGCCTGCTCGACCACTACGTGAGCGCCACCGCCTTGGCGATGGAGCTCGCGGACCCGGCGTACGCGCGGCATCGCCCGGTGGTGCCGGACGCGGTGAGCGAGCTCCCCAGCCTGGACGCGAAGTCGGCCAACTCGTGGCTCGAGGTCGAGCTGGTCAACCTCGCGGCCGCCGCGCGGGTTGTGGCCGCTCGGCCCCAGACCTCGGTGCTCGCGCGGCTACTGGGCCGGTGGCTGTCGACGCGCGGTCACAACGGCCACGCGCTGGCTCTCCACCTCGCCGCGGTCGCCGCCAGCAGGACATTGGACAACCCGATCGCGGAGGCGTACGCCTTGGTCGGGGTGGGCGACGCGCACAGCCTCGCGGACCGCTACCCCGACGCCGGCGCGGCGTACCTGGAAGCGCTGGCGGTCTCGGAGACGACCGGTGACAGGCAGGCCAGGTTGCTCGCGCTCGCAGGACTCGGCGACTTCCACCGCCTGACCGACGACCACGGGCAGGCCCGCGAGCGCTACTACCAAGCCCTCGGACTGTCCCGCGAGCTCGGCGACGAGCTAGTCGAGCAGCGCACGCTTCGCGGCCTCGGCGTGGGGTTCGCCGTGACCGGCGACCTGGCGCTCGCCAACACGCACTTCACCCAGGCGCTCGAGACCGCCCGCGCCACGGGCGAACGCGGCTACGAGGCACGTTCGCTCGCGAGTCTCGCGATGACGCACCGGCACTGGGGCAACCACGACGCGGCGTTCGAGTACGCCCAACGCGCCCTCGACATCGTGCAGGACCTCGGCGACCTCGGCGCGGAGATCTCCGTTCGCAACGAGCTCGGCCGCAACCACCGGCTGGTCGGCGAGCTCACCGCCGCGCTCTGGCACGCGCAGCACGCCCTCGACATCGCCCGTTCGTTGGGCGACCGGCTCGGTGAGTCCCAGGTGCTCAAGGCGGTCGGCGAGGTCCATCTCGCGGCCGAACGCCACGACCAGGCCATCACCTGCTACCGCGCGGCCGTGGCGATCTCGCGCGAGATCGCCAACCGCAACGACCTGTTCGAAGGGCTGTACGGCCTCGGGCGCGCGCTCATGTCGGCCGACCGCACCTCTGAGGCCGTGCCGCCGTTGGAGGAGGCACTGTCCGTCGCGACGGCCCTCGACCAACCCCACGACATCGCCCGCGCCGGCGACGCCCTCGCCGCCACGGCAACCCCCACTGGAGTCTGATCACCCCAACGGCTTGACCTTGCAGTGACTGCAAGGTTTAACGTTCGTCGATGTGAACATCTCCGCGCTTGCCCGACGGGCCGGGATCTCGCCGTCCGGGGTTCGTTGGTACGAGTCGGCCGGGATCCTGCCGGCTCCGGTACGCGCCGGCAACGGGTACCGGTCGTACGACGAACGTGACCTCAGCCGGCTGACGCTCATCATCTCCCTGCGCCGCCTGGGCATGTCGCCGGTCGAGGCCGGCCGGCTCGCCACGCAATGCCTCGAGTCGGGGCCGACCCACCCGCTCCTCGTCGCGACGCTCGAACAGCAACGACGCAAGATCGCCGAACAGCGGGCCGACCTCGAGCTGCTGGAACACCAACTCGTCGACCTCGAGCGCACGATCGAGGCCGTCGACCCGCGAGGCACTGATCGGCGAGACCCGATCGCGGTGTTGTTCGTCTGCAACGGGAACTCGGCGAGAAGCCAGCTCGGCGAGGCGCTGCTCGGGCACTTCGGCGGTCCCGACTTCGCGGCGATGTCCGCCGGAACGAGGCCGAAGCGGGTGCACGAGCTGGCGGTCCGGGTCCTCGCGGAGATCAACGTGGACTGGCGAAACGCCAAGGCCAAGCACATCGGGGAGTTCCTCGACCGGCGGATCGACTACGTGATCACGCTGTCGAACTCCGCCCGAGAGGAATGCCCGACGCTGTCCGGCCGGCACAACGCGCTCCACTGGCACCTCGACGACCCGTCCGAGGTCGGCGGACCCCAGGAGACCCGGCTGCAGGCGTTCCGAGCCACGCGGACCGAGCTCACCGTCCGGCTGCGCCCGTTCATCGAGATCGCACGACGCGCCGCGGGACGCCTTCCCGCGATCGCCGGACCTGACCCGGCGCGCTGACCCACTGTTCAAGGAGACAGATCATGAGGCTTCCGTACGCCGAACCACTCAACGTGCTCAAGCTCGACGACCCGGTGATCCCGGAGCCGCCCCGGAGGGGCGAGCCGGGCGGTGAGCCCTGCGGCCTGTGCGGCGGCGGCGCGACCGCGCCGGTCTGGGGTGACGACCTGTTCACGATGCACCCGCCGGTCGGCGGCAGCCTGGCCGGCGTCGTCTGGGTCGCGAGCCGCGAGCACGTGGACTCCTTCCGGGACCTGTCGAAGGAGGCCCTCGCCGCGTTCGGACCGCTCGCGGCGCGCATCGAGAACGCGATCCTGTCGCTCGGCGACGTCGGGCGGGTCCACCTCTACCGGTGGGGTGACGGCGGATCGCACTTCCATGTGTGGTTCATGCCCCGTCCGCTCGGCATGATCGACGCGCAGAACTTCATGCTCCCGCTGTGGGAGGACGTCCTGCCGAACGTCACCGACGAGGAGCTGCGGGCCGCTGCCGAGCGCGTGGCCGCCGCGATGTGATGACGACCCTCGTACGCCGTCTCGGCACCGGCGACGCCGTCGTGATCGGCCTGGGCGCGATGGTCGGCGCGGGGGTGTTCGCGGCCTTCGCGCCGGCCGCGGCGGCTGCCGGCGGCTGGCTCCTGGTCGGCCTCGCGCTGGCCGCGATCGTCGCCTTTTGCAACGCGACGTCGTCCGCCCAGTTGGCGATGCAGTACCCGGCCTCGGGCGGGACGTACGTGTACGGCCGCGAGCGACTCGGACCCTGGTGGGGCTTCCTCGCCGGCTGGGGGTTCGTCGTCGGCAAGACCGCGTCGTGCGCCGCGATGGCGATCACGTTCGCGACGTACGTGGTGCCGGAGCCGCGTTGGCTCCAGCGGGTCGTCGCCGCGGCCGTGGTCCTGCTGCTCACGCTGGTCAACCTCCGCGGCATCACGCGGACGGCGAGGGTGGCCCGGCTGCTGCTCGCCGGCTCGTTCGCCGCGCTGCTGGTGGTCGTCGTCGCGATCGCCGCCAGCGGGCAGGCCGACGTCGGGCGGCTCGCACTCGGCGTCGCGCCGCACGGCGTCTACGGCGTCCTGCAGTCGGCAGGCCTGCTGTTCTTCGCGTTCGCCGGGTACGCACGGATCGCCACGCTCGGCGAAGAGGTCCGCGATCCCGAACGGACGATCCCGCGCGCGGTCACGTGGGCGCTCGCTCTCGCGGTGCTCACGTACTTCGTCGTCGGTGCCGCCGTGCTCGCCGCGCTCGGCGCCGACGCGCTCGGTGCGGCCGAGGCGCCGTTGAACGACGCCGTCTCCGCCGTGGGTGCCGCCTGGGCCAGCCCCGTCGTCCGGGCGGGTGCGGCGATCGCGAGCCTCGGCGCGCTGCTCGGCCTCCTGGCGGGCATCGGTCGCACCGGGCTCGCGATGGCACGTGAGCGCGATCTCCCGCACCAGCTCGCCGCGGTGCACCCCGTTCACCACGTGCCGCATCGGGCCCAGCTCCTGGTCGCCGTTGTGGTGGTCGCTCTCGTGCTCACGACCGACCTGCGCGGCGTGATCGGCTTCAGCTCGTTCGGCGTCCTCGTCTACTACGCCGTCGCGAACGCCTCCGCCTGGACCCAGGACAAGGCCCACCGACGCTGGCCGCGAGCGATCAACGTGGTCGGGCTCCTCGGCTGCGCGACCCTGACCGTGACGCTTCCGCTCAGCGCTGTGCTCACCGGAACCCTCGTCCTCGCCGTCGGCCTCGCCGGCCGAGCAGTGCGCCTGGCCCGCACCCCCAACGCGCCCTAGGCGTTCAGGTCGGCGACGAGGACCGAGTACGTCTCGACCACCTGGAAGCCGAGCTTGTCCGCGACCGCGATGGAGGGCAGGTTGCTCGTCCAGGCATCCCAGTGTGCGGTCACGCCGCTGTCGACGCAGCGTCGCACGAACGCGGCGGCGGCCAGGGTCGCCAGGCCTTGCCCCTGAAACTCGGGAACGGTCTCGATGCCGATCCCGCACTGCCGCTCGCTGACGTACTCGGCAGTGCACCAGCACACGATCGCGTCCGCGTCGTGGGCGACGAAGCCGAAACCGCGTCGCCGGAAGTCCGCCAGCGAGTGCCAGCAGGACTCGATCTCCGCCACCACAGCATCGAAGTTCGCCAGCGGAACGAGCTCCGCGAACGACTCGTTGATCGCGCTCACCCGCATCCCGTCTGGCAGCTGCCAGCGAGGTGGGATCGCCAACCCGTCCATGCGATACAGCACCCGTTCCCGCCGCTGCACCTCGATGCCGGCGAGCACGTTCCCAGCAGCCGGGTCGGACGTGTGCACCTTCACCATGCCTGGCCCCGTTGACGCGATCTCGATGTCGAACACCACACGCCACAGCTCCGGCCGATCCAGCGAACCGGCCAGGTACACGTTGTGCGCACCGTCCCAGATCAGCGCGACCCGCGGCGACTCGAGGTCGTCGACCCACGCCCGAGCAGGGCTGTTGCCCGCGATCATCGCAGCGAGAACGAACCCCGCGTGCTCCCCCGCGAACAGGTGCCGCACGCTTGCGAGCTCTCGGACGACCACGACGGACACACCGCGAACCATAGACGACTCGCCGCCGGGCCGCGTTTGGCCTTAGGGGGTTGCCCGAACGCCTCGCAGTGCACTCGCCCACGGGAGGAGGTCCGCCAGCAGGAGCTTGAGCATGCTCTCGTGGCGGGCGGCCGGCTGGAACGTGGTCAGGTCGACGAAGTCGGTGAACAATGAGAGGCCGAGCGCGACCGAGACGTCCGCGATACGGATGTTGCCCATCACCTGGCGAAGCTGCTCGACCGCGCGTACGCCACCGTCGACGCCGTACCCGACGAAGCCCGCGGCCTTGTGGCCCCATTCCTTGTAGATAACGTCGATCGCGGTCTTCAGCGCACCGGGCACACCGTGGTTGTACTCGGCGGTGACGAACACGAAGCCGTCGAACGAAGCCACCTTCTCCGCCCACACCCGGGTCGCAGGCTCCGCGTAGGTCTCCACCGCTGCCGGCACTTCCGTCACGGCCGGCAGGTCGAAGTCGCGGGCGTCGACGAGCTCATACTCGGCGCCGCCGCCCTCCACGGCCCGCTCGTACACCCACCGGGCGACCGTCTCACCGAGGCGTTCAGGTCGCGTACTTCCCACGACTATGGCGATTCTCGTCTGGTTGCTCTGGTTGCTCATGACATCCGACCGTACGGACCGCACGGCGCGTGTCCCATACGTGAAAGCACCACGTCCATACGCGAAACGAGCCCGTACAGTGGAACGGGTGGACGTCCTCAGCCCCGCGATCGCGGCAACCCGAACCGGCCGGCCGCGTGCCTTCCGCATCGAGGGCGGCGAACGGTGGGGCCGGCGGTTCGATCCGGTCGCCGGCGCGGCGTTCCACACGGTCCGGCTTGGCTCCTGCTGGCTGATCTCCGCGCACGACAAGCCACTCCAGCTCGCCGCCGGCGACATCGTCCTGCTGCCGCACGGCTCCGGGCACGGCCTCGCCGACAGCCCCGACAAGGCACTGCTCGACCTCGACCAGGTCCCGGCCGACAGCGACGCGCCGGCAACGACCGTCGTGGTCAGCGGGCAGTATCTGCTGGACCAGGGACGACCTCATCCCCTGCTGAGCGAGCTGCCGGAGACCGTCCACCTGCCGGTGGGCAAGGGCGCTCTACAGCCCCAGCTCCAGGGCGCGGCCGACCTACTCGGCCGCGAGCTCGAGGACGCGGGCCAGGGCGCCGACGCCGCCGTGCCGGCGCTGATGGACGTACTCCTCCTCTACATCCTGCGCGCGTGGTACGCCCAGCAGCCCTGCGTCGAGACCGAGGTCGGGTGGGGTACGGCGTTGCGCGACCCCACGCTCAGCGCGATCCTGGCCGGCATCCATCGCTCGCCCGAGCGCGCGTGGACTGTGGACGCGATGGCCGCCGAGTCGGGGCTGTCGCGTACGTCGTTCGCGCGCCGCTTCAACGAGGTCATCGGCCAACCACCGTTGGCGTATCTGACCTGGTGGCGGATGATGACGGCCGCGCGGATGCTGCGCGACTCGGACCTGCCGCTGGCCGCGGTGGCTCGCAGGGTGGGGTACTCGTCGGAGTTCGCGTTCGCCAACGCGTTCAAGCGGGAGTACGGCATCGCGCCCGGGAAGTATCGGCAAGCCACCTAGCCTCGGGATTTCGGGTGTTGGCGGGCGACATCGGACCTGTGAAAGCCGGAAAAGTGGGATGGCGACGTCTCGAGTGACCTGAGCGGGAAGGCACTCCGTAGGTGAAGCGTGTCGTGGTCGCCTTACCCGGCCAGTGGCCGCTCTACCTGGCGTCCACCCCACGTAAGGCGGCCAATGATCATGTAAACATGATCATTGGCCCCAGGGCAGGCCCGGACCGGTCGCACCCACCGCCAGCTGAAAGATCGAGGCGAGGCCGTGTCTCTTGAGTAGCGTCGGGCGCGCGACACGCCACATCCCGCCCTATCTGGCTTCCAGCTCGACGATGTGCACGGCGATGTCGACCGGCTGGGGCTCGCTCGCGACGACGGCAGCGATCGCGTCGTGCACAGCTTGGCCCACGCTGGCGGCCTGATGGCCGGCGCGGACGACGATGCGGACGTCGACTCGGGCGACCTGGCGCGCCGAACGGGACCGCAGCTCGACCCCCGTCACGTCAGGTGGAGTTCCGCCGAGAGCGCGCTGCCAGGTGTTCAGGGCGAACTGCGTCAACATGCTCTTGACACCGGGCCGGAGCCGCGCGACACCGGGTACGGCCCGAGCCGCCTGGGCGACGACGTCAGCGGGCCACAGATCGTCGCACGCGTCGAATAGCCACGGCGTGCGACCAGGCATCACCCCTACAGAAGGAGATCAGCCAGATGGGCATCGCTGACAAGGCCAAGAACGCTGCCGAAAACCTCGCCGGAAAGGCGAAGGAAGCCGTCGGTGATCTGACCGGGAACGAGAAGCTCGAGAACGAAGGCAAGGCCGATCAGGTCAAGGCCAAGGCGAAGGACGTCGGCGAGGACGTGAAGGACAAGTTCACCAAGTAGGACGGATCGGACCCGCAGGGGCGGGCGCCCGCCCCTGTGGGTCTGGACCTGCGGGATTTCCTCCCCAACTATGGACATCCAAGGTAGGAATGCCCTCAGCCAGTTACTCGAGGGACGAGGTCAGGCGAGATCGATGAGTGACCAGCGACCCGACGGCGACGACCGTCGACAGGAAACGCGCTCCCGTGGTCGTCCGCGAAGTCACTCGCGGCAGGACACCAGTACGGCGCGGAACGAGGCTGCCGATGCCGCTCGGCTCGGCGAACTCGTACGGGAGCTGGAGAGTCTCGACGACATCGACGAGCTCCTCGAGGTCATCGTGCACGCGGCGGTCGGCATGGTGCCCGGGGCCGAAGAAGGCTCCATGTCCGAGCTCCGACAGCGGCGCACCGTCGTCCACCGGGCCGCGTCGGGAGCGGTGGCCAAGCTCGTCGACGCGTTGATGACCGAGATCGGTGAGGGACCATGCCTGGACGCGGCGTTCGGCGATCGCGTCATCCGGGTCGACGACATGACCGCGGACGGGCGCTGGCCGACGTTCACCGCTCGCGCGGCCGAGGCAGGCGTTCGCAGCATGTTGTCGTTCCCCCTCTACGTTCAGGACAACGACCTCGGTGCGCTCAACCTCTACGCGGCCACGCCGAACGCCTTCACCGACGAGGCCGAGCACCTCGGCCTGATCTTCGCCACCCACGCCGCGATCACCATCGCCGGCGCGCAACGCCTCGGCCAGCTGCAGGGAGCGCTCGCGTCCCGCGAGGTGATCGGCCAGGCCGTGGGAATCCTGATCGAACGCCACGGCATCGACACCGCCCGCGCGTTCGCCACACTGGTCAGGTACAGCCAGGACACCAACCGCAAGCTCCGCGACGTCGCCGCCGACATCGTCCGCAGCGCCCTCGCCCGCAACGAGCGCGGCTCCAAGGGCTGACTAGCAGCCGGAAACAGCCGATTTCCTCCTGTTTATCGGCTATAGCACGGACACGCCGTGGTTGAGATTCACCCCATCCTTTCCACTCTCCGCTCCGAACCACACCCAATAACCAGATTCCGAAGGACTCGGAAAGGTGTGATGCGGATGCCACGCTTGACACGTACGGCGGCAGTCGCGGCCGGAACCGGCTTGATCGCGGCGATGGCCGCGGTGTTGTTCGCCGCGAGCCCGGCCTATGCGGACCAGACAGTCCGGTTCACGTTGGACGAGCTGAACGACAGTGGTTCCAGCGGAGACGCGACGATCACCGCACGAGAAGACGGCAGCCTGCACGTCAAGATCGAGGGCTCGGGCTTCACCCCGAACTCGCCGCACGCTCAGCACATTCACGGCATGGCGCACAGCGACGACTTCTTCTGCCCGCCTCCGTCGGCGGACAAGAACGGTGACGGACAGGTCGCCACCGAAGAGGGCGTTCCCCAGTACGGCGGGGTGTTCGTGTCGTTGACGACGAAGGGCGACACGAGTCCGAAGAGCGGGCTCGCGATCGACCGGTTCCCGGTCGCCGACGCGAACGGAGACCTCGAGTACGACCGCACCATCCCCGCCAGCCAGCTGCCAGCTGGCCTGGTGGACAGCCTGTCGCACCTGCACGTGGTGCAGCACGGCCTGGATGCCAACGGTAACGACAAGTACGACCTCGAGGCGCTCGGCGAGTCTGTCTTCGCCAAGTCTCTCGGCGTGAGCGGCATCCCGGAGGAAGCCACCAACCCGGCGACCTGCGGAGAGGTCTCCCCTGTGGGCGGTGTCGAAACCGGCGCCAGCAGCACCCACGGGATCGAGCGGCTCGACCTGCTCGCCGCCGGTGGCGTTCTGATGCTGGGTGCGGGTGGCGTGCTGATCGCGCGCCGACGGTCCGCCGCGGCTCACCGAGTCGAGTCCTGAACCAGGACGACTCGTTGACCTCGGAACAGCTGCCTCGCAGCCGACGAGCGCGGATCCTCGCGCTCGTCGGCGCCACCCTCGCGCTTCTGGGCGTGGCTGCCGTCGTGTTCGCGCTGGTCGGCCAGCAACCCGATCCGCCCGCGGTGAACGAGACCCAAACGCTGCCCACGCCGCCGAAGCAGTCGGCCGCGCCGTCGCCCTCCGCCTCCTCCGCTTCCTCCGTACCGCCGCAGGCGTCCCGCTCGCCTTCGCCCGCGGCGCGTCCGACGCCTGAGCTCGAGCTCGCCAGGTCCGAGCCGAGGCGCGTACGCATCCCCCGGCTCGACGTCTCCTCGACATTGGAACACCTCGAGCTCGACAACGACGGCGTGATGGAAACGCCCAAGGACCCGGCCAAGGCGGGCTGGTTCACTCCCTCGCCCACTCCCGGCGTCGTGGGGTCGGCGATCCTCGCGGGCCACATCACCTGGGACCGACGTCCGGCCGTGTTCTTCCAGCTGTCCACCCTGCACAAGGGTGACCGCATCGAGGTGGACCGAGCAGACCGTACGACCGCGGTGTTCAAGGTCGAACGGGTGGCCACGTTCCCGAAGAACGACTTCCCCAGCAAGGACGTCTACGCCGGGGCCGGCCACGCGGGCCTCCGCCTGATCACCTGCGGCGGCGACTATGACTCCGCACGGCGGTCCTACAAGGACAACACCATCGTCTGGGCGCGACTCGTGTCCAGCGCCCCCACGCCGAAATAGCGTCGATCTTTCGTCCAGCGGTGGGTTCGACCGGTCCGGCCCGGTCCGGCCCTGGGGCCAATGATCATGTTTACATGGTCATTGGCCGCTTTACGTGGGGTGGACGCCAGGTAGAGCGGCCACTGGCCGGGTAAGGCGACCGAGGCAGGCCGAATCCACCAGCTCAGCTCGCTGATCTTGCCGCGCACGACGCCGGTCAGGTCCGAGGGTGTGCCCGCCCCGATGTCCGCGGCGGCTGGGTGGTGCGAACCTGACCTACTGGGCGTCGCAGCTCGGGGTGCACGTCGTGTTCAGCATGCTCGTCCCGGTCATGCTGGTCGGCCTGATCTTCCCGTCCCACCGAGGCAAACCATTCCTGCGTCGCGGCGGCCTCGTCGTGGTCGGCGTTGTCGCTGCGGCGGCGACGTTCGTGTTCCTGGTGCTGACGCTGCCGCTGGCGCTGCGCCCCGGCACCACAACGGTGTTTGGCGGGATCGTCCCGGATCCCGTGCCGATCGTCCTCGCGGCACTGGTCGCCCTCGGCATCGGCTGGGCAGTGGTGCGGTGGAGCGCGGCGCCGCGCCCGTCTCGGTCGTCGGCGGCGCGATCACGATCCTGCTGGAGATCGCGCTGCTGATCCTCCTGGCGCGTCGAGCACGCGCGCGACCAGTAGCCGATGGCGCAAGTACGAGGTGAGTCCGGCGGCTCTCCACCAACTGGCCGAGGCCGGTTGGTGGAGGGCCGATGGACAACCGCCTGTCAGGCGTTGTTGTTGCTGGACGTGATGTCGCCGTTCACGCCCGCGGGGAAGAAACCGCCGGCGGTGACCTTCTTCGGGTT is part of the Tenggerimyces flavus genome and encodes:
- a CDS encoding class F sortase, producing MTSEQLPRSRRARILALVGATLALLGVAAVVFALVGQQPDPPAVNETQTLPTPPKQSAAPSPSASSASSVPPQASRSPSPAARPTPELELARSEPRRVRIPRLDVSSTLEHLELDNDGVMETPKDPAKAGWFTPSPTPGVVGSAILAGHITWDRRPAVFFQLSTLHKGDRIEVDRADRTTAVFKVERVATFPKNDFPSKDVYAGAGHAGLRLITCGGDYDSARRSYKDNTIVWARLVSSAPTPK